The Phyllopteryx taeniolatus isolate TA_2022b chromosome 9, UOR_Ptae_1.2, whole genome shotgun sequence genome contains a region encoding:
- the LOC133483787 gene encoding ral GTPase-activating protein subunit beta-like isoform X3 → MHQSESARSGRSHVSVLACFPTSEAREVAVAVVTALGANLGTPTGRSPLRTEAQVKWTLEVLRFGLSLPLDCATLRACVDIYAHWMTVLVSPRDSIPPPVVKEPNVYVQKILRHLRALFLPRSERSAPEYASVCQRVLCAVQLLAREGAGVSGDTWEMLLHFLLCVNQSVLATPTSAPSCQQVSVSSVEVLFQVSLVSCARCFPPRSLWLSWRQMMTTWRFQPAVLDQWTRVVSALTSRSLRLSFGPAFPRFKVADEDAALIPEDMDHQVTLQTWLRFLHLLGNPADLRRPPVDGPAPPGHEDVFLAAMTTISRLVDAFLGVSVVCGEPGEHMLINTGLSTRTHFRARLPSLGVAVTRSPFKDRMPSYVPSGVLRPRSGSAPPTPVNVLSMPSKSPPPPHARQKTSNISKAAGKPQIGSSQTSPSLHLWKSSSVLPAFSWVLYSSPRGPPSPLRGSVDSLLHVFGFCLFDAALVGKDSAPSECWEDGRAEACGTLCRIFSCKKTSEDVLPVYLSRFYAVLLQGLRVCEDFSPPVVSAILLHSSSLFCCDLAGVNLLLPSFICVLEKVLLQRELLSFRAFVSPVHLRRASILVLMSLLPLPQQFGPVQLVPLVDAGAEEVPTGSVRALKPRLVSLLIGSLRTETDSTNTQMLLAAILTLVQDCALMEAAGQTQRKGKIHHAGHGKTKRTDRSSHQSSSAAALWVEFVHLLTQHLTAQWRDDSAVCLATMEVLGGLARVEVSAAEREKKQAVISVCRYIEFQCGRPPPLHSRDLHSIIVAAFHCLSIWLTRHPDILEDQESLLELLEIVELGVSGSKSRQEEEVRCREAKELNPVSLRVKEAAEVTLNCIMQVSGASPFLGSSLNEDALIGCSGPDDSSLKKLRYFALDASVILGFLEQDQGPEKGSASCPSLTVLIRGQFSRHSWNFQHRLQPRQKAVSPQESSSEAQMHARISHCGTGVKNQMLLENINTVPLVPADHSIPDLWEGLTEEVKQHLDHLRGTLERQQRVEAEPRQSGAMTACTPPPPRPVTHVQTARLFLSHLGLVTPETLKDPDSRGVPAQLVSLDASLPGFYEDLRRLDRLPSRTQESAFVFYVRAGQKTAIEILQNVESRCTVSRHFLDFLSSLGRPAARGRESVDFASALGQTGGGGAFDGDRFVLKYDDALTDVTFVVASSSSHVRMEKHSTTDGSTRGEEAEPEVQRSSERRHQSEMMIVWVERLEDVETFPVCELNKSRPLSCLASGLFRIVSRGNPGPGNLGLLPPLVSGIVVGRRGLGPLVLETLINGCRRRQLCGDSAPPPHVNRKYAVGAAVLRYGARRRSEPDPYGALFRQL, encoded by the exons ATGcaccaatcagaatcagctcGCAGTGGGCGGAGCCACGTCAGCGTACTGGCTTGCTTCCCGACCAGTGAGGCGAGAGAGGTGGCCGTTGCCGTGGTAACAGCCCTGGGCGCCAACCTGGGAACCCCCACCGGCAGGAGCCCGCTGCGCACGGAAGCGCAG GTGAAGTGGACTCTGGAGGTTTTGCGCTTCGGTCTGAGCCTCCCGCTGGACTGCGCCAcgctgcgtgcgtgcgtggacATTTACGCCCACTGGATGACGGTTCTGGTGTCCCCGCGAGACTCCATCCCGCCGCCGGTCGTCAAGGAGCCCAACGTTTACGTCCAGAAGATCCTCAGACACCTGCGCGCCTTGTTCCTGCCCAG GTCGGAGCGATCCGCTCCGGAGTACGCGTCCGTCTGCCAGCGGGTGCTGTGTGCAGTTCAGCTGCTGGCCAGAGAGGGCGCTGGCGTGAGCGGGGACACCTGGGAGATGCTGCTTCACTTCCTGCTCTGCGTCAACCAGTCGGTGCTGGCCACGCCCACCTCAGCAC CCTCATGTCAGCAGGTGTCCGTGTCATCCGTGGAGGTCCTGTTCCAGGTTAGTCTGGTGTCCTGTGCCCGTTGTTTCCCTCCTCGGTCCTTGTGGCTGTCGTGGAGACAGATGATGACCACGTGGAGGTTTCAGCCCGCCGTACTGGACCAGTGGACACGGGTAGTCTCCGCTCTAACGTCCAG GTCGCTGCGCCTGAGTTTCGGTCCTGCCTTCCCTCGGTTTAAGGTCGCGGATGAGGACGCCGCGCTGATCCCTGAAGACATGGACCACCAGGTCACCCTCCAGACCTGGCTCAGGTTCCTGCATTTGCTCGG CAATCCTGCAGACCTGAGGCGTCCACCGGTGGACGGCCCAGCTCCTCCGGGCCATGAGGATGTCTTCCTCGCAGCAATGACGACGATCAGTAGACTGGTGGACGCATTTCTGG GTGTCTCCGTGGTCTGCGGAGAACCAGGGGAGCACATGCTGATAAACACGG GACTTTCAACCAGAACCCATTTCAGAGCCCGCCTCCCTTCTCTCG gTGTCGCTGTCACCCGAAGTCCTTTCAAAGACAGAATGCCCTCCTACG TCCCCTCAGGTGTCTTGCGTCCTCGTTCTGGAAGTGCTCCTCCGACCCCCGTCAACGTACTGAGCATGCCCAGCAAATCACCGCCTCCACCGCACGCTCGACAGAAGACATCAAACATTTCCAAGGCCGCCGGGAAACCTCAGATAGGATCATCACAA ACATCCCCTTCCCTCCATCTGTGGAAGTCCTCTTCTGTTCTTCCTGCGTTCTCTTGGGTGCTGTACTCATCCCCCCGTGGTCCCCCATCCCCCCTGAGGGGCAGCGTGGACTCCCTGCTTCACGTGTTTGGCTTCTGCCTGTTTGATGCCGCCCTTGTTGGCAAAGACTCTGCTCCTAGTG AGTGCTGGGAAGATGGGCGAGCTGAGGCCTGCGGAACACTTTGTCGGATTTTCTCCTGTAAGAAAACCTCAGAAGATGTCCTTCCTGTGTACCTGTCCAG GTTCTACGCGGTCCTCCTCCAGGGTCTGCGGGTGTGCGAGGACTTCAGCCCTCCTGTCGTGTCCGCCATCCTCCTCCACTCATCGTCGTTGTTCTGCTGTGACCTGGCTGGAGTCAACCTGCTGCTCCCTTCCTTTATCTGCGTCCTGGAGAAGGTTCTGCTGCAAAG GGAGCTGCTGAGCTTCAGGGCCTTTGTGAGCCCGGTGCACTTGCGGCGGGCTTCCATCTTGGTGCTGATGTCACTTTTGCCTCTCCCCCAGCAGTTTGGACCGGTCCAGCTGGTG CCGCTGGTGGATGCCGGTGCCGAAGAAGTCCCCACAGGAAGTGTCCGGGCCCTGAAGCCCCGCCTCGTCAGTCTGCTCATTGGTTCTCTGAGGACAGAGACTGACAGTACCAACACGCAGATGCTCCTCG CGGCCATCTTGACTCTGGTTCAGGACTGTGCTCTGATGGAGGCTGCCGGACAAACTCAACGCAAAGGAAAAATTCACCACGCAGGACACGGCAAGACCAAACGCACCGACAGATCCA GCCACCAATCAAGCTCAGCGGCCGCGCTGTGGGTGGAGTTTGTGCATCTGCTGACTCAACATCTGACCGCCCAGTGGAGGGACGACTCAGCAGTTTGTCTGGCGACAATGGAGGTTTTGGGAGGACTGGCCAGAGTAGAGGTGAGCGCGGCCGAGCGGGAAAAAAAGCAAGCGGTCATCTCGGTCTGTCGCTACATCGAGTTCCAGTGCGGTCGTCCTCCTCCGCTTCACTCCAGAGATCTTCACTCCATTATTGTGGCGGCCTTTCACTGCCTCAGCATCTGGCTCACAAGACACCCCGACATCTTGGAAGACCAG GAGTCTTTGCTGGAGCTTCTGGAGATCGTGGAGCTTGGCGTGTCAGGCAGCAAGTCCAGACAGGAAGAGGAAGTACGGTGTCGAGAGGCGAAAGAACTGAATCCCGTCTCTCTGAGAGTGAAGGAGGCGGCTGAGGTCACGCTCAACTG CATCATGCAGGTGTCTGGAGCGTCTCCATTCCTCGGAAGCTCTTTGAACGAGGACGCACTGATTGGCTGCTCTGGTCCGGATGACAGCAGCCTTAAAAAGCTCAGATATTTTGCTTTGGATGCTTCTGTAATCCTGGGATTTCTGGAACAAGATCAGGGACCTGAAAAAG GTTCTGCGTCATGCCCGTCACTCACGGTGCTGATCCGCGGGCAGTTTTCACGTCACTCCTGGAATTTCCAGCACCGCCTTCAGCCCAGACAG AAAGCAGTCAGCCCTCAGGAAAGTAGCAGTGAAGCCCAGATGCATGCTAGAATATCACACTGCGGGACTGGTGTAAAAAATCAGATGCTTCTGGAAAACATCAACACAGTTCCTCTGGTTCCAGCAGACCACAGTATTCCTGACCTCTGGGAGGGGCTGACTGAGGAG gtgaagcagcatttggaTCATCTGCGAGGAACTTTGGAGCGACAGCAGAGGGTGGAGGCAGAGCCCCGCCAGTCTGGTGCCATGACAGCGTGTACGCCTCCTCCGCCTCGTCCCGTCACTCACGTCCAGACTGCAAGGCTCTTCCTATCCCACTTGGGCCTGGTGACTCCTGAGACCCTGAAG GATCCCGATAGCAGGGGTGTTCCGGCTCAGTTGGTGTCTCTGGACGCGTCCTTGCCAGGATTCTACGAGGACCTGAGACGTTTGGACCGCCTCCCGTCCAGAACCCAGGAATCGGCCTTCGTCTTCTATGTGAGGGCGGGACAGAAGACGGCAATTGAG ATTTTACAGAACGTGGAGTCCCGCTGCACCGTCTCTCGTCACTTCCTGGACTTCCTGTCCAGTCTGGGCCGCCCGGCGGCACGCGGACGGGAGAGCGTAG ATTTCGCCAGCGCCTTGGGGCAgaccggcggcggcggcgcgttCGACGGCGATCGCTTCGTCCTCAAGTACGACGACGCCCTGACGGACGTCACCTTCGTCGTTGCTTCGTCGTCATCGCACGTCAGGATGGAAAAGCACTCAACAA cCGACGGGTCAACGCGCGGGGAGGAGGCGGAGCCAGAGGTTCAAAGATCGTCCGAACGCCGTCACCAATCCGAGATGATGATCGTTTGGGTGGAACGCTTGGAGGACGTCG agACGTTTCCCGTTTGTGAGCTGAACAAGAGCCGACCTCTGAGCTG TCTGGCGAGCGGACTGTTCCGGATCGTCTCCCGCGGAAATCCCGGTCCCGGCAACTTGGGTTTGCTGCCCCCGCTGGTCAGCGGGATCGTCGTCGGCAGGCGCGGCCTCG GCCCGTTAGTCCTGGAGACGCTGATCAACGGTTGCCGTCGGCGACAGCTGTGCGGCGACTCCGCCCCCCCGCCGCACGTGAACAGGAAGTACGCCGTCGGCGCCGCGGTCCTGCGGTACGGCGCCCGCCGCCGCTCGGAACCCGACCCCTACGGCGCTCTGTTCCGACAGCTCTGA
- the LOC133483787 gene encoding ral GTPase-activating protein subunit beta-like isoform X4 has product MHQSESARSGRSHVSVLACFPTSEAREVAVAVVTALGANLGTPTGRSPLRTEAQVKWTLEVLRFGLSLPLDCATLRACVDIYAHWMTVLVSPRDSIPPPVVKEPNVYVQKILRHLRALFLPRSERSAPEYASVCQRVLCAVQLLAREGAGVSGDTWEMLLHFLLCVNQSVLATPTSAPSCQQVSVSSVEVLFQVSLVSCARCFPPRSLWLSWRQMMTTWRFQPAVLDQWTRVVSALTSRSLRLSFGPAFPRFKVADEDAALIPEDMDHQVTLQTWLRFLHLLGNPADLRRPPVDGPAPPGHEDVFLAAMTTISRLVDAFLGVSVVCGEPGEHMLINTGLSTRTHFRARLPSLGVAVTRSPFKDRMPSYVPSGVLRPRSGSAPPTPVNVLSMPSKSPPPPHARQKTSNISKAAGKPQIGSSQTSPSLHLWKSSSVLPAFSWVLYSSPRGPPSPLRGSVDSLLHVFGFCLFDAALVGKDSAPSECWEDGRAEACGTLCRIFSCKKTSEDVLPVYLSRFYAVLLQGLRVCEDFSPPVVSAILLHSSSLFCCDLAGVNLLLPSFICVLEKVLLQRELLSFRAFVSPVHLRRASILVLMSLLPLPQQFGPVQLVPLVDAGAEEVPTGSVRALKPRLVSLLIGSLRTETDSTNTQMLLAAILTLVQDCALMEAAGQTQRKGKIHHAGHGKTKRTDRSSHQSSSAAALWVEFVHLLTQHLTAQWRDDSAVCLATMEVLGGLARVEVSAAEREKKQAVISVCRYIEFQCGRPPPLHSRDLHSIIVAAFHCLSIWLTRHPDILEDQESLLELLEIVELGVSGSKSRQEEEVRCREAKELNPVSLRVKEAAEVTLNCIMQVSGASPFLGSSLNEDALIGCSGPDDSSLKKLRYFALDASVILGFLEQDQGPEKGSASCPSLTVLIRGQFSRHSWNFQHRLQPRQKAVSPQESSSEAQMHARISHCGTGVKNQMLLENINTVPLVPADHSIPDLWEGLTEEVKQHLDHLRGTLERQQRVEAEPRQSGAMTACTPPPPRPVTHVQTARLFLSHLGLVTPETLKDPDSRGVPAQLVSLDASLPGFYEDLRRLDRLPSRTQESAFVFYVRAGQKTAIEILQNVESRCTVSRHFLDFLSSLGRPAARGRESVG; this is encoded by the exons ATGcaccaatcagaatcagctcGCAGTGGGCGGAGCCACGTCAGCGTACTGGCTTGCTTCCCGACCAGTGAGGCGAGAGAGGTGGCCGTTGCCGTGGTAACAGCCCTGGGCGCCAACCTGGGAACCCCCACCGGCAGGAGCCCGCTGCGCACGGAAGCGCAG GTGAAGTGGACTCTGGAGGTTTTGCGCTTCGGTCTGAGCCTCCCGCTGGACTGCGCCAcgctgcgtgcgtgcgtggacATTTACGCCCACTGGATGACGGTTCTGGTGTCCCCGCGAGACTCCATCCCGCCGCCGGTCGTCAAGGAGCCCAACGTTTACGTCCAGAAGATCCTCAGACACCTGCGCGCCTTGTTCCTGCCCAG GTCGGAGCGATCCGCTCCGGAGTACGCGTCCGTCTGCCAGCGGGTGCTGTGTGCAGTTCAGCTGCTGGCCAGAGAGGGCGCTGGCGTGAGCGGGGACACCTGGGAGATGCTGCTTCACTTCCTGCTCTGCGTCAACCAGTCGGTGCTGGCCACGCCCACCTCAGCAC CCTCATGTCAGCAGGTGTCCGTGTCATCCGTGGAGGTCCTGTTCCAGGTTAGTCTGGTGTCCTGTGCCCGTTGTTTCCCTCCTCGGTCCTTGTGGCTGTCGTGGAGACAGATGATGACCACGTGGAGGTTTCAGCCCGCCGTACTGGACCAGTGGACACGGGTAGTCTCCGCTCTAACGTCCAG GTCGCTGCGCCTGAGTTTCGGTCCTGCCTTCCCTCGGTTTAAGGTCGCGGATGAGGACGCCGCGCTGATCCCTGAAGACATGGACCACCAGGTCACCCTCCAGACCTGGCTCAGGTTCCTGCATTTGCTCGG CAATCCTGCAGACCTGAGGCGTCCACCGGTGGACGGCCCAGCTCCTCCGGGCCATGAGGATGTCTTCCTCGCAGCAATGACGACGATCAGTAGACTGGTGGACGCATTTCTGG GTGTCTCCGTGGTCTGCGGAGAACCAGGGGAGCACATGCTGATAAACACGG GACTTTCAACCAGAACCCATTTCAGAGCCCGCCTCCCTTCTCTCG gTGTCGCTGTCACCCGAAGTCCTTTCAAAGACAGAATGCCCTCCTACG TCCCCTCAGGTGTCTTGCGTCCTCGTTCTGGAAGTGCTCCTCCGACCCCCGTCAACGTACTGAGCATGCCCAGCAAATCACCGCCTCCACCGCACGCTCGACAGAAGACATCAAACATTTCCAAGGCCGCCGGGAAACCTCAGATAGGATCATCACAA ACATCCCCTTCCCTCCATCTGTGGAAGTCCTCTTCTGTTCTTCCTGCGTTCTCTTGGGTGCTGTACTCATCCCCCCGTGGTCCCCCATCCCCCCTGAGGGGCAGCGTGGACTCCCTGCTTCACGTGTTTGGCTTCTGCCTGTTTGATGCCGCCCTTGTTGGCAAAGACTCTGCTCCTAGTG AGTGCTGGGAAGATGGGCGAGCTGAGGCCTGCGGAACACTTTGTCGGATTTTCTCCTGTAAGAAAACCTCAGAAGATGTCCTTCCTGTGTACCTGTCCAG GTTCTACGCGGTCCTCCTCCAGGGTCTGCGGGTGTGCGAGGACTTCAGCCCTCCTGTCGTGTCCGCCATCCTCCTCCACTCATCGTCGTTGTTCTGCTGTGACCTGGCTGGAGTCAACCTGCTGCTCCCTTCCTTTATCTGCGTCCTGGAGAAGGTTCTGCTGCAAAG GGAGCTGCTGAGCTTCAGGGCCTTTGTGAGCCCGGTGCACTTGCGGCGGGCTTCCATCTTGGTGCTGATGTCACTTTTGCCTCTCCCCCAGCAGTTTGGACCGGTCCAGCTGGTG CCGCTGGTGGATGCCGGTGCCGAAGAAGTCCCCACAGGAAGTGTCCGGGCCCTGAAGCCCCGCCTCGTCAGTCTGCTCATTGGTTCTCTGAGGACAGAGACTGACAGTACCAACACGCAGATGCTCCTCG CGGCCATCTTGACTCTGGTTCAGGACTGTGCTCTGATGGAGGCTGCCGGACAAACTCAACGCAAAGGAAAAATTCACCACGCAGGACACGGCAAGACCAAACGCACCGACAGATCCA GCCACCAATCAAGCTCAGCGGCCGCGCTGTGGGTGGAGTTTGTGCATCTGCTGACTCAACATCTGACCGCCCAGTGGAGGGACGACTCAGCAGTTTGTCTGGCGACAATGGAGGTTTTGGGAGGACTGGCCAGAGTAGAGGTGAGCGCGGCCGAGCGGGAAAAAAAGCAAGCGGTCATCTCGGTCTGTCGCTACATCGAGTTCCAGTGCGGTCGTCCTCCTCCGCTTCACTCCAGAGATCTTCACTCCATTATTGTGGCGGCCTTTCACTGCCTCAGCATCTGGCTCACAAGACACCCCGACATCTTGGAAGACCAG GAGTCTTTGCTGGAGCTTCTGGAGATCGTGGAGCTTGGCGTGTCAGGCAGCAAGTCCAGACAGGAAGAGGAAGTACGGTGTCGAGAGGCGAAAGAACTGAATCCCGTCTCTCTGAGAGTGAAGGAGGCGGCTGAGGTCACGCTCAACTG CATCATGCAGGTGTCTGGAGCGTCTCCATTCCTCGGAAGCTCTTTGAACGAGGACGCACTGATTGGCTGCTCTGGTCCGGATGACAGCAGCCTTAAAAAGCTCAGATATTTTGCTTTGGATGCTTCTGTAATCCTGGGATTTCTGGAACAAGATCAGGGACCTGAAAAAG GTTCTGCGTCATGCCCGTCACTCACGGTGCTGATCCGCGGGCAGTTTTCACGTCACTCCTGGAATTTCCAGCACCGCCTTCAGCCCAGACAG AAAGCAGTCAGCCCTCAGGAAAGTAGCAGTGAAGCCCAGATGCATGCTAGAATATCACACTGCGGGACTGGTGTAAAAAATCAGATGCTTCTGGAAAACATCAACACAGTTCCTCTGGTTCCAGCAGACCACAGTATTCCTGACCTCTGGGAGGGGCTGACTGAGGAG gtgaagcagcatttggaTCATCTGCGAGGAACTTTGGAGCGACAGCAGAGGGTGGAGGCAGAGCCCCGCCAGTCTGGTGCCATGACAGCGTGTACGCCTCCTCCGCCTCGTCCCGTCACTCACGTCCAGACTGCAAGGCTCTTCCTATCCCACTTGGGCCTGGTGACTCCTGAGACCCTGAAG GATCCCGATAGCAGGGGTGTTCCGGCTCAGTTGGTGTCTCTGGACGCGTCCTTGCCAGGATTCTACGAGGACCTGAGACGTTTGGACCGCCTCCCGTCCAGAACCCAGGAATCGGCCTTCGTCTTCTATGTGAGGGCGGGACAGAAGACGGCAATTGAG ATTTTACAGAACGTGGAGTCCCGCTGCACCGTCTCTCGTCACTTCCTGGACTTCCTGTCCAGTCTGGGCCGCCCGGCGGCACGCGGACGGGAGAGCGTAGGTTAG